Below is a window of Candidatus Binatia bacterium DNA.
ATTGAATTCGAGCACGTGGGGGCCCTCGCGGGTGAGCATCAGTCCGACGTACAGGATGCCGCGGTACGGCGTTCCCTCTTCGCGCAGCGCGCGGAGCACGGGGTCGACGAAGCGGCGGCCGATCGCGATCGCCTCCTCGGCCGCCGGGACGCGCGCCGGGGCGCAGGCGCCCATTCCGCCGGTGTTGGGGCCGCGGTCGCCGTCCTCCAGGCGCTTGTGGTCCCGCGCGGCGGGAAAGAGCATCCACCGCTCGCCGTCGGTGAGCACGAGGAGCGAGGCTTCCTCGCCGCGCAGGCACTCCTCGACCACCACGACGGCGCCGGCATCTCCGAGGACCCGGCGGCGCATCATCGCGTCGATCGCCTCGCGGGCCGCCTCGCGCGACTCCGCGATCACGACCCCTTTTCCCGCCGCGAGCCCGTCGGCCTTGAGCACGACGGGATAGCCGAGCTGATCGGCGCCGCGCTCGGCGTCCTCGGGCGTCTCGGCGATCACGCAGCGCGCCGTCGGGAGCCCCAGCGCGAGCAGCCGCTCCTTCGCGTGGCGCTTGCTCGACTCCAGGCGCGCTCCCGCGATTCCCGGCGCCAGCACGTCGATCCCCACCCCGCGGAGCGAATCGCCGATGCCCAGCGCGAGCGAGGACTCAGGGCCGATGACGGCGAGATCGATGGAGTTGCGTCGCGCCCACGCCGTGAGCCCGCGGACGTCGGTGGTCGCGATCGGCACCCGCTCGGCGACCGGCGCCATTCCCGGGCTCCCCGGCGCGACCAGCACGTGCGGGTGGGACGGCGAATCGTGCAGGGCGCAGACGATCGCGTGCTCGCGACCACCCTGCCCCACGACCAAAATCCGGGGTCCGACTTCCATCAGCCCTCCCCGCCGAGCGCGCTTCGTAGCGCGGCCTGGAGCTTCTCGGGATGGGCCCGTCCGCGCGACTGCTTCATCGCCTGGCCCACCAGGAACGCGAAGGTCTTCTCTTTGCCGGCCCGGAACTCGGCGGCGGGGCCGG
It encodes the following:
- the purD gene encoding phosphoribosylamine--glycine ligase, yielding MEVGPRILVVGQGGREHAIVCALHDSPSHPHVLVAPGSPGMAPVAERVPIATTDVRGLTAWARRNSIDLAVIGPESSLALGIGDSLRGVGIDVLAPGIAGARLESSKRHAKERLLALGLPTARCVIAETPEDAERGADQLGYPVVLKADGLAAGKGVVIAESREAAREAIDAMMRRRVLGDAGAVVVVEECLRGEEASLLVLTDGERWMLFPAARDHKRLEDGDRGPNTGGMGACAPARVPAAEEAIAIGRRFVDPVLRALREEGTPYRGILYVGLMLTREGPHVLEFNARFGDPEAQVVLPLLTEDPFPLFRAAARGALPAERHATFVAHEGAAVCVVLASRGYPERSESGVPIEGLEGPWPHGLSIFHAGVDRRGDRWVTAGGRVVGITARSETLERARDAAYGAVARIGFAGMRYRKDIAANPLEAGTAS